One segment of Dyella jiangningensis DNA contains the following:
- a CDS encoding ArnT family glycosyltransferase, whose translation MDFRFRRDGQLQIPPALWLLALLPLLVVLPPVPIDETRYLSIAWEMRQTGSWITLHLNGTPYFDKPPLLFWLLNLAWSVLGVSLWSSRALVALCGLGCVALCQRLEKRLSPADNGQAPWMLLGMIFLVLFSGVVMFDVLLCLCVLLGFVAIADYVSEGRPAALWLLFAASALGLLAKGPVMLLHLAGPIILAPWWSAQGQRASWRRVLAMLLTAVLGALPVLGWAWAAVHHLSAADANNLLLRQTAGRVVQSFAHNRPVWWYLPWVPVLLLPWPVLLRWRRLPNAMRGARLSRAARFGACACVPALLAFCVVSGKQLHYLLPLMPGTAILLGAWLRSEPGLLDIRRMGIMIALVAGVLAWAMFGPEPIGRGILQRHTVVWLYLLAAGLLLAVIVFLVTSRGLRAEQRASLAALLLAMALLPLVRLQALGALDAREVARRVVELQAQGVPVARIPNDPGVITFLAQLPAPLPEATQPSAWAKAHPDGILLAYAGRGSAPEGTQNAVRLANGWVGLMPSPVVEANAALLDRLAPPPAE comes from the coding sequence ATGGACTTCCGGTTTCGTCGTGACGGTCAGCTGCAGATTCCGCCGGCGCTGTGGCTGCTCGCGCTGCTGCCGCTGCTCGTCGTGCTGCCGCCGGTGCCCATCGATGAAACGCGTTACCTGAGCATCGCGTGGGAGATGCGCCAGACCGGCAGCTGGATCACGCTGCATCTCAACGGCACGCCTTACTTCGACAAGCCGCCGCTGCTGTTCTGGCTGTTGAACCTCGCCTGGAGCGTGCTGGGCGTTTCGCTGTGGTCCTCGCGCGCGCTGGTGGCGTTGTGCGGCCTCGGCTGCGTGGCTTTGTGCCAGCGGCTGGAAAAGCGGCTTTCCCCCGCAGACAACGGACAAGCGCCCTGGATGCTGCTGGGCATGATTTTCCTGGTGCTGTTCTCCGGCGTGGTGATGTTCGACGTGTTGCTGTGCCTGTGCGTGCTGCTCGGCTTCGTGGCGATCGCGGATTACGTGAGCGAAGGGCGGCCGGCCGCGTTGTGGCTGCTGTTCGCGGCAAGCGCGCTTGGCCTGCTCGCGAAGGGTCCGGTGATGCTGCTGCACCTGGCCGGCCCCATCATCCTGGCGCCATGGTGGTCAGCTCAAGGGCAGCGCGCTTCATGGCGCCGCGTGCTGGCGATGTTGCTTACGGCCGTGCTGGGCGCGCTGCCGGTGCTCGGTTGGGCGTGGGCCGCGGTCCATCATCTCAGCGCCGCGGATGCCAATAACCTGCTGCTGCGGCAGACCGCGGGTCGGGTAGTGCAGAGCTTTGCGCACAACCGCCCGGTCTGGTGGTACCTGCCATGGGTGCCCGTGCTGTTGCTGCCATGGCCCGTGCTGCTGCGTTGGCGCCGCTTGCCGAACGCGATGCGCGGCGCACGGCTCTCGCGCGCCGCGCGCTTCGGCGCATGCGCTTGTGTACCGGCGTTGCTCGCGTTCTGCGTGGTGAGCGGCAAGCAGCTGCATTACCTGCTGCCGCTGATGCCGGGCACGGCCATCCTGCTGGGCGCCTGGCTGAGAAGCGAGCCGGGCCTGCTGGATATCCGACGCATGGGCATCATGATCGCCTTGGTCGCGGGCGTGCTGGCGTGGGCGATGTTTGGCCCCGAACCCATCGGCCGTGGCATCCTGCAGCGACACACGGTGGTGTGGCTCTACCTGCTGGCCGCGGGCCTGCTGCTCGCGGTCATCGTTTTCCTCGTGACCAGCCGCGGCCTGCGCGCCGAGCAGCGCGCGTCGTTGGCGGCCTTGCTGCTGGCGATGGCCTTGCTGCCACTGGTGAGGCTGCAGGCGCTGGGGGCCCTGGATGCGCGAGAGGTCGCGCGCCGCGTGGTCGAACTGCAGGCGCAAGGCGTGCCGGTGGCGCGCATACCCAACGATCCGGGCGTCATCACCTTCCTCGCGCAGCTGCCCGCGCCGTTACCGGAGGCGACCCAGCCCTCTGCCTGGGCCAAGGCGCACCCCGACGGCATCCTGCTGGCGTATGCCGGTCGCGGATCAGCGCCGGAAGGAACGCAGAACGCCGTCAGGCTCGCCAACGGCTGGGTGGGCTTGATGCCTTCGCCGGTGGTCGAGGCCAACGCGGCGCTGCTTGATCGACTGGCCCCACCGCCCGCCGAGTAA